GCCCCCATCGAAAATCGCCTGGCAGAGCACGGGCGTATCGAACAGGTGTGCGTGGTTGGCGATGGCCTGAGCGCGCCGATGGGCTTATGCGTGCTGTCTGCGGTGGGCCAACAGGAGGCGGCCGGCGAGGCTCGGCAGTCCTTGCACGGCAGCCTGGAGCGCTTGCTGGAGGAGGTCAACCAGGTGCTGGATAAACATGAGCGCTTGCGTCAACTGGTGGTGGTGAAGGACAGTTGGGCCGTGGAAAACGGCTTTCTGACGCCGACCCTGAAGATCAAGCGCAACGTCATCGAGTCAACCTACGGTCCACAGTTCCAGGCCTGGAGTGCGCGCTCCGAGGCGGTGCTGTGGCAGGATTGAGCATTCAATAAAATCAAGAAGGACACTGCAATGAGCCTGTGGCGCACCGTTCCCGATATCGAGCAAATCAATGCCAGACAGAAAAACACCATTGGTGAAGTGCTGGATATTCGCTTCGAGAGCTTCGACGACCAGTCCCTGACCGCGAGCATGGTGGTCGACCATCGCACCCATCAACCTTATGGGCTGCTGCACGGCGGGGCCTCGGTGGTGTTGGCCGAAACGGTGGGCTCGGTGGCCAGCTACTTGTGCATTGACCCCAGCAAGTTCTATTGCGTGGGCCTGGAAATCAACGCCAACCACCTGCGCGGCCTGCGTTCCGGGCGGGTGACGGCGGTGGCTCGGGCGATCCATATCGGGCGCACCACCCATGTCTGGGACATTCGCCTGACCAGTGACGAGGGCAAGGCCAGCTGTGTGTCGCGCCTGACCATGGCCGTGGTGCCGCTGGGCGAAAACCCGCCGGCGCGATAGGCGTGGCGTGAGTGTCATCATTCCTGGCAGTTACAGTCATTGCTGTAGCGGCCAGGCGTGGGGACAATCGATTTCTGTTTTTGAAGATGGACTGGTTATGTCGCAACATGTGTTTTTCACTCACGCCAATGGCTTCCCTTCGGCGACCTACGGCAAATTGTTCGATGCCCTGGCGCCGGAGTACACGGTGGCGCACCTGTCGCAGCACGGCCACGATCCGCGGTTCCCGGTGGATGACAACTGGCAGAACCTGGTGGACGAACTGATCCATCACCTGGAGCAGCAACCGGAGCCGGTGTGGGGTGTCGGCCATTCACTGGGCGGCGTGTTGCATTTGCACGCGGCCCTGCGCTGCCCGCAGCTGTATCGCGGGGTGGTGATGCTCGATTCGCCGGTGCTGACCCTGGCCGACCGCTGGGTGATCCGCGCGGCCAAGCGCTTTGGCCTGATTGACCGCCTGACCCCCGCCGGTCGTACCCTGGGCCGGCGCGAAGAGTTCAGCGATCTGGATGCTGCCCGCCAGTATTTTTCCGGCAAGACACTGTTCCGCGGCTTTGACCCGGAATGCCTGGAGGCCTATTTGCAACACGGTTTGCACCAGGTGGGCGACCGCCTGCGCCTGCGGTTCGATCCGGCAACGGAAATCAGCATCTACCGGGGCGTGCCGCACACCAGCCCCGGCCAGACCCGCCAATTGAAAGTGCCACTGGCCGTGGTGCGCGGCCGGCAGAGCCGGGTGGTGATGCGCCATCACGCCAGTGGCGTCGCGCGCCTGCCCATGGGTGAGATGCTGACCATGCCTGGCGGCCACATGTTTCCCCTTGAGCGCCCGCAGGACACCGCGACCTTGATCAAGAACCTGTTCACCCGCTGGGAAGCCCGCGAGCGTGAGCGCAGTTGCGCATGACCACACCCGTCGAAGAAGTCCGCTTGAGCCTGCCGCATATCGAGCTGGCGGCCCACCTGTTCGGCCCGGAAGATGGCCTGCCGGTGATCGCCCTGCATGGCTGGCTGGATAACGCCAACAGCTTTGCGCGCCTGGCGCCGAAACTGCAGGGTTTGCGCATTGTTGCCCTGGACATGGCCGGTCACGGCCACTCGGCCCACCGCCCGGCCGGGGCAGGGTATGCCGTTTGGGATTACGTGTTTGATGTGCTGCAAGTGGCCGAGCAACTGGGCTGGAAACGTTTTGCATTACTTGGTCACTCCCTCGGGGCGATTGTCTCCACGGTGTTGGCCGGGGCCTTGCCAGAGCGTGTGACGCACTTGGGGTTGATCGACGGTGTGATCCCGCCGACCGCCACCGGCGAGAATGCCGCCGAGCGCATGGGCATGGCGTTGCAGGCGCAAATCAGCCTGCAAGACAAGCGCAAACCGGTGTACAGCACACTCGACCGTGCGGTGGAGGCGCGGATGAAAGGCGTGGTGGCCGTCAGCCGTGAAGCCGCGGAACTCCTGGCCCAGCGCGGCTTGATGCCGGTGCCGGGCGGCTACACCTGGCGCAGCGACAGTCGCTTGACCCTGGCATCGCCGATGCGCCTGACGGAAGAACAGGCCATGGCCTTCGTGCATCGAGTGGCGTGTCCTACACAGTTGGTGGTGGCACAAGAGGGCATGCTGGCCAAACATCCCGAGCTGCTTTCCCAGCTTCCTTTCACTGTAACCACCCTCGCAGGCGGTCATCATTTGCACCTGAACGACGAGTCGGGGGCGGCTCTTGTTGCAGACTGTTTCAATCGGTTCTTCACCGCGCCTTGACTTGGCGGGGGCAACTGTCGAGGCTGGGCGGATTGAAAGGGAGTCAACCATGAACAATCCGAATATCGCGAAGGCATCCACCGGCCAAGGCGCACCGATCCGATGAGTAGTACCAAGGGAATTATCCGTGTGCTTGGGCTGTGCTGCATCAGCCCGTTGGTTTTCGCTGCTGACCTGCCGGGAAGCCAGGATCTGCCTAGCGTGGCCCGACAGGTGGATGCGCAGATTGTCGACTACCGTCCCGCCGAAGAAAAAGAACGCATCTACCCCATGGGCGCGATCCGCAAGATCAGCGGCCAGTTACGCTACGATGGCCAGGCCACGGCGCGGGGCCAGGTGACAGCCATTACCTATGAACTGCCCGCCGAGCACAGCTCCAGCGCGGCCTTCAAATCCACCCGCGAGGCGTTGCAAGAGCAAGGCGCGCAGTTGCTGTTCTGGTGCCAGGCTCGCGATTGCGGCGAAAGCAGCCTCTGGGCCAACGAAGTGCTGGGCAATGCCAAACTGGTTGGCGCCGATGGCCAGCAGGAGTTCCTGTTAATGCGCCTGGCAGCCCCCCAGGACAATTCCCTGGTGGCGCTTTACGGCATCACTCGTGGCAATCGTCGCGCTTACCTGCATGTGGAACAAATGGACGCCAGCGCGCCACTGGGCCAATTGCTACCCACCTCGGCCACCCTGCTGCGTGAATTGAAAAGTACCGGCGACCTGGATTTTCCGTTGCTGGGAGCAGAGCCTGATGCAACGTGGTTGATCCTGATTTCCCGTGGATTGAACCTCGATACCACCTTGCGGGTCAGTGTGAGCGGGCCTAACGCCGAAGCCTGGCGCCAGGGTCTGATCGACAAGGGCGTGCGTGCGGCGCGATTGGAAACCGGTGCGGGTGAGGCCAAGGGCCTGCATCTGCAAGTGATCCGCTGATTGTTCCAGGGCGAACGGACCCGCGCCGTTCGCCTAAGCTCTCCCTCAACAGACTTCTTTTCGAGAAACCACATGCTCAACAATGATCGCCTGCTGGTGCAGATCCTGCTCCTGGTGCTGTTTGGTGCCAGCTTCTGGGTGATGGCACCGTTCTGGTCGGCGCTGTTCTGGGGCGCGGTGCTGGCGTTTGCCAGTTGGCCGCTGATGCGCCTGTTGACCCGTGCTCTGGGTGGGCGCGAGTCACTGGCAGCGGGGATCCTGACCCTGGGCTGGATGTTGCTGGTGGCGGTGCCGCTGGTGTGGCTGGGCTTCAACCTGGCCGACCATGTGCGCGACGCCGTGGCGCTGATCAAGGATATTCAGGTCGACGGCCTGCCCGAGGCACCCAACTGGTTGGGCTCCATCCCGTTTGTGGGGGAGCGGCTGGTAGGCATGTGGGACAGCATCGACCAGCAGGGCGCGGCCTTGATGGTCACAATCAAGCCGTACCTGGGGCAGGTCGGCAACTGGTTGCTGGCCCGAAGCGCGCAGATCGGCGGCGGCATCCTGGAACTGACTCTGAGCCTGGTGTTTGTGTTCTTTTTCTACCGCGACGGGCCGCGCCTGGCGATGTTCGTCCACCGCCTCCTGGAGCGCTTGATTGGTGAGCGTGCCGGTTACTACATCGACCTGGTGGCCGGCACGGTACAGCGGGTGGTCAACGGCGTGATCGGCACCGCCGCCGCCCAGGCGCTGCTGGCACTGATTGGCTTCCTGATCGCCGGAGTGCCTGGGGCGCTGGTACTGGGTATCGTCACCTTCCTGCTGAGCCTGATCCCCATGGGACCGCCGCTCGTCTGGATCCCGGCCACCGCCTGGCTGGTGTGGAAGGGCGACTACACCTACGCAGTGTTCCTCGGCGTCTGGGGCACGTTCATCATCAGCGGTGTGGACAACGTGCTCAAACCGTACCTGATCAGCCGCGGCGGCAACCTGCCGCTGGTGATCGTGTTGTTGGGGGTATTTGGTGGGTTGATTGCGTTTGGCTTTATCGGCTTGTTTATCGGGCCGACATTGTTGGCGGTGGCATATAGCCTGTTAACCGATTGGAGCGCGAGTCAGGCGCAGGTTCGCCGGGAAGACAAGGTGGGCTAGCACCTATCCACATAGGGGCGTTGCAGCAGCCTGGAACGTGCTGTGGACCGCTGGTTTTCTGTGGCGAGCGGGCTTGCCCCGCGCTGGGTGGCGAAGCCGCCCCAATAGCCTCATCACGTTGTGCTAGGTACACCGAGGTGGTTGGTGTTGGGGCTTCTGCGCAGCCCTGCGGGGGACTAGCCCTCTAGCCAAAGGTTCTGGGTAGCCACATTTTTGCTGTCAAGCCGCCGCTCAAGCGTTTCACGACAGAGGGCTTTGCGTATCTGGAGCAATATTATCGGGAACTGATCAATGGCTCGCTTTGAAAGCTAGCCCGCAAATGAAATTATCCTTGCCTCGCGCCTCCCCCCGCAACCTGCCAT
The Pseudomonas hygromyciniae genome window above contains:
- a CDS encoding alpha/beta fold hydrolase encodes the protein MSQHVFFTHANGFPSATYGKLFDALAPEYTVAHLSQHGHDPRFPVDDNWQNLVDELIHHLEQQPEPVWGVGHSLGGVLHLHAALRCPQLYRGVVMLDSPVLTLADRWVIRAAKRFGLIDRLTPAGRTLGRREEFSDLDAARQYFSGKTLFRGFDPECLEAYLQHGLHQVGDRLRLRFDPATEISIYRGVPHTSPGQTRQLKVPLAVVRGRQSRVVMRHHASGVARLPMGEMLTMPGGHMFPLERPQDTATLIKNLFTRWEARERERSCA
- a CDS encoding hotdog fold thioesterase, with the protein product MSLWRTVPDIEQINARQKNTIGEVLDIRFESFDDQSLTASMVVDHRTHQPYGLLHGGASVVLAETVGSVASYLCIDPSKFYCVGLEINANHLRGLRSGRVTAVARAIHIGRTTHVWDIRLTSDEGKASCVSRLTMAVVPLGENPPAR
- a CDS encoding DUF4892 domain-containing protein, with amino-acid sequence MSSTKGIIRVLGLCCISPLVFAADLPGSQDLPSVARQVDAQIVDYRPAEEKERIYPMGAIRKISGQLRYDGQATARGQVTAITYELPAEHSSSAAFKSTREALQEQGAQLLFWCQARDCGESSLWANEVLGNAKLVGADGQQEFLLMRLAAPQDNSLVALYGITRGNRRAYLHVEQMDASAPLGQLLPTSATLLRELKSTGDLDFPLLGAEPDATWLILISRGLNLDTTLRVSVSGPNAEAWRQGLIDKGVRAARLETGAGEAKGLHLQVIR
- a CDS encoding AI-2E family transporter, producing MLNNDRLLVQILLLVLFGASFWVMAPFWSALFWGAVLAFASWPLMRLLTRALGGRESLAAGILTLGWMLLVAVPLVWLGFNLADHVRDAVALIKDIQVDGLPEAPNWLGSIPFVGERLVGMWDSIDQQGAALMVTIKPYLGQVGNWLLARSAQIGGGILELTLSLVFVFFFYRDGPRLAMFVHRLLERLIGERAGYYIDLVAGTVQRVVNGVIGTAAAQALLALIGFLIAGVPGALVLGIVTFLLSLIPMGPPLVWIPATAWLVWKGDYTYAVFLGVWGTFIISGVDNVLKPYLISRGGNLPLVIVLLGVFGGLIAFGFIGLFIGPTLLAVAYSLLTDWSASQAQVRREDKVG
- a CDS encoding alpha/beta hydrolase produces the protein MTTPVEEVRLSLPHIELAAHLFGPEDGLPVIALHGWLDNANSFARLAPKLQGLRIVALDMAGHGHSAHRPAGAGYAVWDYVFDVLQVAEQLGWKRFALLGHSLGAIVSTVLAGALPERVTHLGLIDGVIPPTATGENAAERMGMALQAQISLQDKRKPVYSTLDRAVEARMKGVVAVSREAAELLAQRGLMPVPGGYTWRSDSRLTLASPMRLTEEQAMAFVHRVACPTQLVVAQEGMLAKHPELLSQLPFTVTTLAGGHHLHLNDESGAALVADCFNRFFTAP